In a single window of the candidate division WOR-3 bacterium genome:
- a CDS encoding M23 family metallopeptidase yields MNKKEKGVFLKIIPDGASQVKDFYLSPSLIKFLKVLSIFILVVLSSITFFSLWMLGNFVKMKMLEYEANKVKIQEKKIKELESKLEKFILFSKKLENLLKPEEVLKTELKNIKENLDFVQSEISENKDKEPKRSALSFDLPVKGIISNFYSPLHPGIDIVSSSGTPVRAPFDGIVKEKGIDENYGLYLWIEHSGGIKTFYGHLMEIKVKKGEWVRKGEIIGRVGNTGKSTGPHLHFEIWSEGFPVNPLNFTNYNIFALKYRSK; encoded by the coding sequence TTGAATAAAAAAGAAAAAGGGGTTTTTTTAAAAATAATACCTGACGGTGCTTCTCAAGTTAAAGACTTTTATTTATCTCCCTCTTTAATAAAATTTTTAAAAGTTTTATCAATATTTATTTTAGTTGTTTTAAGTTCAATAACATTTTTTTCTTTATGGATGCTTGGAAATTTTGTAAAGATGAAAATGCTTGAATATGAAGCAAATAAAGTAAAAATTCAAGAAAAAAAAATAAAAGAACTTGAATCAAAACTTGAAAAATTTATACTTTTTTCAAAGAAGCTTGAAAATCTTTTAAAACCTGAAGAAGTTTTAAAAACTGAATTAAAAAATATTAAGGAAAACTTAGATTTTGTGCAATCTGAAATATCTGAAAATAAAGATAAGGAACCAAAAAGGAGTGCCCTATCTTTTGATTTACCTGTGAAGGGTATTATAAGTAATTTTTATTCACCTCTTCATCCTGGTATTGATATAGTTTCTTCATCTGGAACACCTGTTAGAGCACCTTTTGATGGAATAGTTAAGGAAAAAGGAATTGATGAAAATTATGGACTTTATCTGTGGATAGAACACAGTGGAGGTATAAAGACTTTTTATGGACACTTAATGGAGATAAAAGTTAAAAAGGGAGAATGGGTAAGAAAAGGTGAAATAATAGGGAGGGTCGGGAATACAGGTAAAAGTACAGGACCACATTTACATTTTGAGATATGGAGTGAAGGTTTTCCTGTTAATCCATTAAATTTTACAAATTATAATATATTTGCTTTAAAATATAGGAGTAAATAA
- a CDS encoding M42 family metallopeptidase yields the protein MEKILKELCETFGPSGFEEKVREKIKELIKDENLKLIEDRFGNLIFHHEGRKPSLAFSAHIDEIGIACVDADKRGFIKCSPLGRVYPHLYTGHRVIFRNGVIGIFSGKNWKKEEIKGFEEIIIDIGCSSREEALNLVPVGEPAVISSNFIVQDDKVIARNLDNRAGVSLLIKLIKDIKNLEQDIYFVFNVQEELGLRGARVFADYLNADFVFTIDVSTTGDTYTEPERSFRLGGGAGIRVMDLRTVFPLKLVNYLEKLAEKRGIKVQRDAGSWGVTDAFSIQTARGGIPSIAITIPIRYTHSPSSLILLKDLKETYALLKAIIEEPPSLE from the coding sequence ATGGAGAAAATTTTAAAGGAATTGTGTGAAACTTTTGGTCCATCTGGATTTGAGGAAAAAGTAAGGGAAAAAATAAAGGAACTAATTAAAGATGAAAATTTAAAGTTAATTGAAGATAGATTTGGTAACCTTATTTTTCATCATGAAGGAAGGAAACCCTCTCTTGCTTTTAGTGCTCATATTGATGAGATAGGTATTGCCTGTGTGGATGCTGATAAAAGAGGATTTATAAAATGTTCCCCCTTAGGAAGGGTTTATCCGCATCTTTACACAGGCCACAGAGTAATTTTTAGAAATGGTGTGATAGGAATTTTTAGTGGTAAAAACTGGAAAAAAGAGGAAATAAAAGGATTTGAGGAAATAATCATAGATATAGGTTGTTCTTCAAGAGAAGAAGCTTTAAACCTTGTTCCTGTTGGTGAACCTGCTGTTATTTCTTCTAACTTTATAGTGCAGGATGATAAAGTGATAGCAAGGAATTTAGATAATAGAGCCGGTGTAAGTTTATTAATAAAATTAATAAAGGATATAAAAAATTTAGAACAGGACATATATTTTGTATTTAATGTTCAAGAAGAACTTGGTTTGAGGGGTGCAAGAGTTTTTGCTGATTACTTAAATGCTGATTTTGTATTTACTATCGATGTTTCAACTACAGGTGATACTTATACTGAACCTGAAAGGTCATTCAGACTTGGTGGAGGAGCAGGCATAAGGGTTATGGATTTAAGAACTGTTTTTCCGTTAAAACTTGTAAATTATCTTGAAAAACTTGCTGAAAAAAGAGGTATTAAGGTTCAAAGGGATGCTGGGAGCTGGGGAGTGACAGATGCTTTCTCAATTCAAACTGCAAGAGGTGGGATTCCATCAATAGCAATAACAATTCCAATAAGATACACACATTCCCCTTCTTCTTTAATTTTGTTGAAAGATTTAAAAGAAACATATGCTCTTTTAAAAGCTATAATTGAGGAGCCTCCTTCACTTGAATAA